The following is a genomic window from Micropterus dolomieu isolate WLL.071019.BEF.003 ecotype Adirondacks linkage group LG12, ASM2129224v1, whole genome shotgun sequence.
GTGTGAACACAAGTTCAGACATAGACCAACCAAAGGGCCTCATAGGGCAAAAATAGGGTGTCACTGCTGCAATTATTACTAATGCACAGTTTATAAGACTTTATAACCCAGCCTGGAAAATACTTACAATACTTGCAGGTGTCTCTCTCATGTCAACATTATATATCACAACACCTCAAAGTTCTGGCCAATAGCTTGGTAGATGTTGATGCTAGCCTAATCTATAGTAAACTGCagataacaaaatatattatttacaaGATTCTAGGTTCAgctttattaatattatacaatACAGGGTAGGACAATGAAATGCAGTTGTGTCCCCctccatgctacacacacagaaaatgtataaacaAGTATTACAATATTTCATATTAGAATAAAATAAGATTACTAGAACTAAGATGAAACCGAGTATATAAAGGGAGGATTtaaggaagaaataaaaaggaaaatctaATTACGTTCACATGGTAGATATAAAGTGacatatatacattttaaaatgtatttatttatttaacagggacaatgGAGAGTGATTGGCTGTACCAAAGTTTGCCAGATAGCTAAATTTCATCAGCACTCACTGGGCGGGCAAatccaaaaaacaaatatggaaTCAAAAGTTATAATTCAGCAAGGGGTACGTACAGACACATAAactgtgtatacacacatatataaagaTAAAATGTATAAGATAAAGATTTTCACACACTAAGTGTATTTGCTTTATCAAGACTGTGtaggtttgatcagatttgactgaCAATGTAGGATATCATGTTTTGAATAATTTGTTGGTAAATCCTTGATTTATGGACAGAAGTCTGTGACATAAACTTTCACCAACTCAACTCATGATGTAAAATAACATATTCCACCTTCCACTGTcaggatatagtgacagtttcGGCAAATTTGACTGATGACTGATTTTTAACACTTCTGACTACTTTTTTCTCACTTCCTTAGAAGAGGAGGTGCAGATTAACAGAAACCCACTGCATGTTATCTCTCACCATATTTACTGTAGACTGTGTGGAAGATAACACTTCAGACACTTGTGTGGGGGACTCATTCAGGTGGAGTCTTGCAGCTTTCAAAGGTAAATTTTGTGACATTACTTTTTTCTTATATGTAGAGGTTATAAGAACTGCAGTCGCGAAGATGAATATTCAAAACTGAAAAGACAGCAATTTGTGATTTGTTATGATGGTGGGTAAACTATAGTGTATTGCACCTCACAGCTTTAGTGATGAAACTGAACAATGTTAGGTTGATGTTAAAAAATCTGCTCCCTTTTAATAACCTGATCTCTCAAACAACAGGTTTCACTCTGAAGAATGGAAGATTTCTACAATAACAGCACCTCACAGAACCAAAGCTATGATTACAGCAACATCACCTCTGACTACTATGATAACAGCGACATCAACAACTATtaccaaaaaaattattttatcatgAATGTGCTGACATGCATAATAATTGGTACCGGCCTTCCTTTGACCCTCGTGGCTGTCTATGCTCTTTATTCTATGGTATGTACATTATGACTGAgagttatttatgtattatctGTGTCATGTGTCTGTTGTTTAGTCTGTCTGTAAAGGCTGATGATaagcattattattaatacattaGAAAGTTACACGGTCATCGTAAGAAAAAGAGGTGATATACAACATAACGCAATtgggagagagaagaaaagaaagttaATACTGAGGTTAGCTCAGCCAAGCACACACTTAAATGCTTTAACAAAACCAAACAGAATATTTTAGCTGCAGCctgcagtgattttacagttCACTGATGGTCAAGTTAAAACTTTGATGTTTGATGAACAAACCAAAACTCTCTATATACTATTTGTTTGTGTTAGAGTAATTAAATATTGTGTGTGCATTAATAATAGcctaattgtttaatttttgtttatgaTAATTCTTTTTAGttaaatgtaatatatatataaaaaatgtaatgcacCTTATTATTATGTTTCTCTGGAAACTGACAGGTGAGAAATTATGTGACAGTAAATCCAGTGAAAACATAATGAACCTCTGTAACATGAGAGAGAGGTTCACCTGGCCAACACAAACATGACCATCGAACTGCGATACGGTCTGTTTGATAAATGAAAAGCTCATGTGTTTGAGCCAGAATGCTTCATATTTGTGGCTGAAAAcctgctgcagaagctgcaggAAATCCGGCCCTTAGTCTTGCCAGTGTCATATCTGAGATTTCTGTTTGATGAAAAAGTCAGATAtggctctgactgcagctgctgtgcaGAGCAAGATGACAGATatgggaggaggtggacttcacAACATGTTCACAGCTGCTTGGTTACTTTTACCTGCAGGTGAGAAGTGATCACGTTGCTCCGATCTACGTCATCAACCTCCTCGTTACTGACGTCCTTCAGCTCTGCTACATGATCGCTGATGTAGCACAACCTGTGAATGGGAAAATACATAAGATCTTCACCTGTATTTACCAATCTGCTCTGATTGCCAGTGTTTACTTCATGGTCTGCGTCGCCCTGGAAaggtatctgtctgtctatccagtatgtgtggagctccttctgtgtctgaacattatattagtttataactctgaagctcctcaaagactttgtgtccatcttgtattacaggtatttggtcatcgtCCACCCGCTGTGGTACCGCTTCAGACGAACCATCAAGACCTCTGTGGCGGTCTGTGTCCTGATCTGGGTCATTCCTCTTGTATATTTCCTCACTTTGTATTTCTCACATTTTTATGTGCCCCACGCGACAATCTCGgccgtcttcctcctccttcccttcccaCTGATAATGTTCTTCCTGGTTGGGACCTTCAGAGCCCTGTCTGCTTCCATCTCGGTCCCCTCCGATGAAAAACGAAGAATAGTTGGAATTTTGGTTCTGGTGCTGCTTATTTACACGCTGCTGTTCCTGCCCACCATCATTTGTTATCTGGGAGTATCTTGTTTTATTGACGAGACACTCTTCAACctgtcttttgtgtttcttaGGTTGAGCCCTCTTGCAGACTTGTTCCTGTATGTCTTCATGAGGAAAGGGTTCATAGACAAGCttttggcctctgtgtgttgctgcagaatggACAGCAATGAGATCAGCAGTTCATCAGTATGAATGATGACAATATTTCCACAGTCAGCTTCatgtaggcagagaaagagggagagagagaaaggggaggaaacaggaggagaaatggaGGTGAATAGAAAGTGTATATAGAGACTAGACAGAAATGGGACATTTTAAGTTTTCAAGTGTCTTTACTAATGTTTGTCTACCTTAAATTGTATTTGCTTAAATTTTTTGTACAAACAGGAAagtatatattgtttgtttatctttattttaagcTTGTTTACTCAACGCTGTAGACATCAGCAAGAGAGAGCtctattttgaaagtatccaactgaaaaatcCTTCCCCCTCCCTCCAGAGCCagtcccccaaaacacatttcatgcaAAGTGAGTGCACACGTAGGTCATTtacttattacagtcctgcgagagcaacaaaaacagatttttgtttcatttttgtgacaGAGCATTGGATTTAGTTATTGCCGTTGGGGTGTGAAGAGAATTTCTGAACTAATGGTTCTGAAATAAATGGCCTAACTTAGCTAAATATAAGTTTAATGTTTGGTGTTTGAGTGGTAGGCATGCTAGTTTCTGTGATGTGATTCAGAGCAGGTATTTtgcagcagctgttgtgtgCTTGCCAATATGGATAAAATCTCAAACCACAGTATATGTCAATTTAAAGGAAATTGTAAATTTTATAGAATtccaataaaaatcagtttctAGAGAAAAATGTGAATGTCTGTCATTGACCAACTCAGTGAATTAAAACCTGACAAATGCAGTTTCAACAACATCTCTGCTGGTTAACGAATCTTTATTGTGTATATGAACCTAAAGCCCGACCTGCTGTAACCAGGGAGGCATCCTGCATGTCTGTAAACTGCATGTAcactctgtgtttctcctttTTAAACTTTAGCCCATTCAATCCAACAATAACAAGCAGATTTCTCAAACTGtcagatgttttatttaaatacctTGACTTTCTGCAGGTGACACTTTGTAAACTAGGAAAAAGAATTTTTGGAAGATAAAATGAAAAGCAAGCAAGCAATTGAAAAATGTTTCACTAGATACATGAGGTTTCATTACATACATGAATCCCGCCTTGTGTCTGCCCAGGTGAAGCACGTACATACATAAATATGAACTACATGAATCATGATGGTGATGATATCGCACCAGACTTTGTTCAAATATGTGGCAGTTTAACAGTGCTTTGTTTATAAGCTGAATATTGAAGCACATACTTACTAATCTGTTAAACAACAGGTAATTAAATCAACAGGTGTACTCAaagttaaataattttaaagaatCTGCCTCACACTGAAATAAGTGTGTTTTGCTATTATTAAATAGGATATGTGTAAGTAAACATTAGGCATGCTAACATTTCAGTAATGTAGGACAAGAAATTCCATCACAATTAATGTGTTAACAGTAGCTCGATGTTTCCCAGTGGAATCAATCATCTGCATTGGTCACTGCATTGGCAAGGTATTGTGGGTAGTACAGNNNNNNNNNNNNNNNNNNNNNNNNNNNNNNNNNNNNNNNNNNNNNNNNNNNNNNNNNNNNNNNNNNNNNNNNNNNNNNNNNNNNNNNNNNNNNNNNNNNNCTGAAGCTCCTCAAAGACTTTGTGTCCATCTTGtattacaggtatttggtcatcgtCCACCCGCTGTGGTACCGCTTCAGACGAACCATCAAGACCTCTGTGGCGGTCTGTGTCCTGATCTGGGTCATTCCTCTTGTATATTTCCTCACTTTGTATTTCTCACATTTTTATGTGCCCCACGCGACAATCTCGgccgtcttcctcctccttcccttcccaCTGATAATGTTCTTCCTGGTTGGGACCTTCAGAGCCCTGTCTGCTTCCATCTCGGTCCCCTCCGATGAAAAACGAAGAATAGTTGGAATTTTGGTTCTGGTGCTGCTTATTTACACGCTGCTGTTCCTGCCCACCATCATTTGTTATCTGGGAGTATCTTGTTTTATTGACGAGACACTCTTCAACctgtcttttgtgtttcttaGGTTGAGCCCTCTTGCAGACTTGTTCCTGTATGTCTTCATGAGGAAAGGGTTCATAGACAAGCttttggcctctgtgtgttgctgcagaatggACAGCAATGAGATCAGCAGTTCATCAGTATGAATGATGACAATATTTCCACAGTCAGCTTCatgtaggcagagaaagagggagagagagaaaggggaggaaacaggaggagaaatggaGGTGAATAGAAAGTGTATATAGAGACTAGACAGAAATGGGACATTTTAAGTTTTCAAGTGTCTTTACTAATGTTTGTCTACCTTAAATTGTATTTGCTTAAATTTTTTGTACAAACAGGAAagtatatattgtttgtttatctttattttaagcTTGTTTACTCAACGCTGTAGACATCAGCAAGAGAGAGCtctattttgaaagtatccaactgaaaaatcCTTCCCCCTCCCTCCAGAGCCagtcccccaaaacacatttcatgcaAAGTGAGTGCACACGTAGGTCATTtacttattacagtcctgcgagagcaacaaaaacagatttttgtttcatttttgtgacaGAGCATTGGATTTAGTTATTGCCGTTGGGGTGTGAAGAGAATTTCTGAACTAATGGTTCTGAAATAAATGGCCTAACTTAGCTAAATATAAGTTTAATGTTTGGTGTTTGAGTGGTAGGCATGCTAGTTTCTGTGATGTGATTCAGAGCAGGTATTTtgcagcagctgttgtgtgCTTGCCAATATGGATAAAATCTCAAACCACAGTATATGTCAATTTAAAGGAAATTGTAAATTTTATAGAATtccaataaaaatcagtttctAGAGAAAAATGTGAATGTCTGTCATTGACCAACTCAGTGAATTAAAACCTGACAAATGCAGTTTCAACAACATCTCTGCTGGTTAACGAATCTTTATTGTGTATATGAACCTAAAGCCCGACCTGCTGTAACCAGGGAGGCATCCTGCATGTCTGTAAACTGCATGTAcactctgtgtttctcctttTTAAACTTTAGCCCATTCAATCCAACAATAACAAGCAGATTTCTCAAACTGtcagatgttttatttaaatacctTGACTTTCTGCAGGTGACACTTTGTAAACTAGGAAAAAGAATTTTTGGAAGATAAAATGAAAAGCAAGCAAGCAATTGAAAAATGTTTCACTAGATACATGAGGTTTCATTACATACATGAATCCCGCCTTGTGTCTGCCCAGGTGAAGCACGTACATACATAAATATGAACTACATGAATCATGATGGTGATGATATCGCACCAGACTTTGTTCAAATATGTGGCAGTTTAACAGTGCTTTGTTTATAAGCTGAATATTGAAGCACATACTTACTAATCTGTTAAACAACAGGTAATTAAATCAACAGGTGTACTCAaagttaaataattttaaagaatCTGCCTCACACTGAAATAAGTGTGTTTTGCTATTATTAAATAGGATATGTGTAAGTAAACATTAGGCATGCTAACATTTCAGTAATGTAGGACAAGAAATTCCATCACAATTAATGTGTTAACAGTAGCTCGATGTTTCCCAGTGGAATCAATCATCTGCATTGGTCACTGCATTGGCAAGGTATTGTGGGTAGTACAGAAAACCCTGTCTGT
Proteins encoded in this region:
- the LOC123980675 gene encoding G-protein coupled receptor 4-like yields the protein MEDFYNNSTSQNQSYDYSNITSDYYDNSDINNYYQKNYFIMNVLTCIIIGTGLPLTLVAVYALYSMVRSDHVAPIYVINLLVTDVLQLCYMIADVAQPVNGKIHKIFTCIYQSALIASVYFMVCVALERYLVIVHPLWYRFRRTIKTSVAVCVLIWVIPLVYFLTLYFSHFYVPHATISAVFLLLPFPLIMFFLVGTFRALSASISVPSDEKRRIVGILVLVLLIYTLLFLPTIICYLGVSCFIDETLFNLSFVFLRLSPLADLFLYVFMRKGFIDKLLASVCCCRMDSNEISSSSV